The following nucleotide sequence is from Nitrospirota bacterium.
AGGTTTTACCGATATAATCGATATTACCGATAGGGTCATTGCTGTTCTGGGACGTTCAGGTATGGAGAACGGGCTGGTAACGGTCTTTTGTCCCGGCTCGACCGGGGCTGTTACAACTATAGAATACGAATCCGGTGTGCTCATGGACCTGCGGGATGCCATC
It contains:
- a CDS encoding YjbQ family protein: MTFTETISLSTAGFTDIIDITDRVIAVLGRSGMENGLVTVFCPGSTGAVTTIEYESGVLMDLRDAI